From Archaeoglobus sulfaticallidus PM70-1:
GGCTATAGCAGTTGTGAGGTGATTTTATGGAGGATTTCGAACCAAAAATTCTGGTTTTTGCCTGTAACTGGTGCTCATATGCCGGGGCGGATTTAGCCGGAACGAGCAGAATACAGTACACGCCGAACATCAGAATCGTGAGGGTCATGTGTTCTGGAATGGTCAACCCGGCGATGATACTCTACGCTTTCAAGAAGGGTGTTGACGGAGTTGTTGTTGCGGGATGCCATCCCGGTGACTGCCACTACAATGTTGGTAACTACTACGCCAAGAAGAGGATCGTTTTGCTCAAAGAGCTGCTTGAGTTCGTTGGATTCGATAGTGAGAGGCTTATGCTCATCTGGGCTTCGGCTGCTGAGGGCAAGAAGTTCGCTGAGGAGATGACGAAGTTTGCAGAGAAGATCAAGCAACTTGGCCCGCAAAAGAAGTTCAGGAGGTGAAAAGATGGAGCAGTATGCTGAGAACCTCAGAAAAAGAATTGCGGAGCTATTGGAAAAGGATGTTGATGCTTTTATCGTATTTGCAAGGAAGAAGAGCGAGCCGAGAGAGAAGATTACTGTGATAGAGTCTCCAGATGAGGTTGAAGATGTGACGATTTCGAGGTTGAGCTCATACAACCCAGCAATAACCCTCATGCAGGAACTGAATAAAAGAGACAAAGTGGGAGTTGTCGTAAAG
This genomic window contains:
- a CDS encoding hydrogenase iron-sulfur subunit yields the protein MEDFEPKILVFACNWCSYAGADLAGTSRIQYTPNIRIVRVMCSGMVNPAMILYAFKKGVDGVVVAGCHPGDCHYNVGNYYAKKRIVLLKELLEFVGFDSERLMLIWASAAEGKKFAEEMTKFAEKIKQLGPQKKFRR